A stretch of the Takifugu flavidus isolate HTHZ2018 chromosome 1, ASM371156v2, whole genome shotgun sequence genome encodes the following:
- the lrch1 gene encoding leucine-rich repeat and calponin homology domain-containing protein 2 isoform X1: protein MSSLGPESSRPILCLLCSPRSIPTHVSSSNLPPNRGLERALEEASSSGVLNLSSRKLKEFPQTAANHDLSDTVEADLSKNRLADFAADICHFVALETLNLYHNCIKTIPDSIISLQSLTSLNISRNQICSLPPCLCSLPLRVLNASNNRLDSLPETIGQLSNLMELDVSCNDISALPRQIGRLRALRELNVRRNTLCVLPEDLAELPLVTLDFSCNKVSTIPACYRKMKHLQSLQLDNNPLQIPPAQICIKGKVHIFKYLTMEACRSEKLPVPLYLPVMKCLSQPTTGSVDKQRKQDSDSGVSSDNGDKRLSATEPSDEDSPSMPRTHATEEDGIRKADMNPVPLIEEDPTEALRDQGPKSLHSGFVSYIKGRAAGLDEPLRIEEELQWPAQQVVSVKVDNVRESNHNQDSDARVATSKQLDSSPGSGPQSRCSPVFGLKQRSVFLGSHRSVESADPQFTMRRKMEQLREELALMEQLRHSIESRLKLILPEDLGPFLMDGVVLCHLANHLHPCSVAGIHVPSPAAPKLGMAKCRRNVENFLEACRKQGVPESSLCSPYDIIQCRLQPVCTTVQVLVSLETTPLDRKRKEAFNPSSCRWAPGAPSTVTVATQTPFPVWQVWDLVSSSLLHILCLVLLFLAYSWIELT, encoded by the exons ATGTCAAGTTTGGGACCGGAGTCAAGTCGTCCCATCCTCtgcctgctctgctctcctcgaTCGATCCCGACGCACGTCAGCAGCTCCAACCTGCCACCCAACCGGGGTTTGGAGCGGGCGCTGGAGGAGGCGTCGAGCAGCGGCGTCCTCAACCTCAGCTCTCGGAAACTGAAAGAGTTCCCGCAAACGGCAGCGAACCACGACCTGAGTGACACGGTGGAAGCAG ATCTGTCAAAAAATCGACTGGCTGACTTTGCTGCAGATATTTGCCACTTTGTTGCCTTGGAGACACTCAACTTATATCATAACTGCATCAAAACCATCCCCGACAGCATCATCAGCCTGCAGTCGCTCACGTCTTTAAATATCAG CCGTAACCAGATCTGCTCCCTGCCGCCCTGTCTGTGCAGTTTGCCTCTAAGAGTTCTCAACGCCAGCAACAATAGGCTGGACAGCCTCCCAGAGACCATAGGACAGCTGAGTAACCTGATGGAGCTG GATGTCAGCTGCAATGATATCAGCGCCCTCCCTCGTCAGATCGGCAGACTCAGAGCTTTACGAGAGTTGAACGTACGGAGGAACACCCTCTGTGTCCTGCCAGAAG ACTTGGCTGAGCTTCCGCTGGTGACGCTTGACTTCTCCTGCAACAAGGTTTCAACCATCCCAGCGTGTTACAGGAAGATGAAACATCTCCAGTCCCTCCAGTTAGACAACAATCCATTACAAATTCCACCTGCGCAG ATATGCATCAAGGGCAAAGTTCACATATTCAAGTATCTGACCATGGAGGCGTGTCGGTCGGAGAAGCTGCCTGTGCCTCTCTACCTGCCTGTGATGAAGTGTCTGTCTCAACCCACCACTGGCAG TGTGGATAAACAGAGGAAGCAGGACAGTGATTCGGGTGTGAGCAGTGACAATGGAGATAAGAGACTCTCCGCTACTGAG CCATCAGATGAAGACAGTCCCAGCATGCCAAGGACTCATGCCACTGAGGAGGATGGAATCAGAAAAGCAG ACATGAACCCAGTTCCTCTGATAGAGGAGGATCCTACAGAGGCCCTGAGGGACCAGGGACCTAAGTCTCTGCATTCTGGCTTTGTCAGCTACATCAAG GGTCGGGCAGCAGGTTTAGACGAACCCCTCAGGAtagaggaagagctgcagtgGCCAGCTCAACAAGT GGTCTCAGTGAAGGTGGACAATGTGAGGGAATCAAACCA TAACCAGGACAGTGATGCCAGAGTCGCTACATCAAAG CAACTGGACAGTTCTCCAGGAAGTGGCCCTCAGTCCCGCTGCAGCCCAGTGTTTGGACTGAAGCAACGGTCAG tgttcctCGGGAGCCACAGGAGTGTGGAGTCTGCTGACCCTCAGTTCACAATGAGAAGAAAGATGGAACAGCTGCGCGAGGAGCTGGCGCTCATGGAGCAGCTGCGACAT AGCATCGAGAGCCGACTGAAGCTCATCCTGCCTGAGGACCTGGGACCGTTTCTGATGGATGGGGTTGTGCTCTGCCACCTCGCCAATCACCTTCACCCGTGTTCAGTTGCCGGCATCCATGTTCCCTCGCCAGCAGCA CCCAAACTCGGCATGGCCAAGTGTCGGCGAAATGTGGAGAACTTCCTGGAGGCCTGCAGGAAACAGGGGGTCCCAGAG TCTTCCCTTTGTTCACCTTACGACATCATCCAGTGTCGCCTACAGCCGGTTTGCACCACAGTTCAGGTACTCGTTTCCTTGGAAACGACCCCGCTGGACAGGAAACGGAAAGAGGCTTTTAACCCATCTTCCTGCAGGTGGGCGCCGGGTGCTCCATCGACAGTGACCGTTGCCACTCAAACTCCATTTCCTGTGTGGCAGGTCTGGGATCTTGTTAGCTCCAGTCTGCTTCACATCCtttgcctggtcctgctcttcTTGGCCTACAGCTGGATCGAGCTTACATAA
- the lrch1 gene encoding leucine-rich repeat and calponin homology domain-containing protein 2 isoform X2, giving the protein MSSLGPESSRPILCLLCSPRSIPTHVSSSNLPPNRGLERALEEASSSGVLNLSSRKLKEFPQTAANHDLSDTVEADLSKNRLADFAADICHFVALETLNLYHNCIKTIPDSIISLQSLTSLNISRNQICSLPPCLCSLPLRVLNASNNRLDSLPETIGQLSNLMELDVSCNDISALPRQIGRLRALRELNVRRNTLCVLPEDLAELPLVTLDFSCNKVSTIPACYRKMKHLQSLQLDNNPLQIPPAQICIKGKVHIFKYLTMEACRSEKLPVPLYLPVMKCLSQPTTGSVDKQRKQDSDSGVSSDNGDKRLSATEPSDEDSPSMPRTHATEEDGIRKADMNPVPLIEEDPTEALRDQGPKSLHSGFVSYIKGRAAGLDEPLRIEEELQWPAQQVVSVKVDNVRESNHNQDSDARVATSKQLDSSPGSGPQSRCSPVFGLKQRSVFLGSHRSVESADPQFTMRRKMEQLREELALMEQLRHSIESRLKLILPEDLGPFLMDGVVLCHLANHLHPCSVAGIHVPSPAAPKLGMAKCRRNVENFLEACRKQGVPEANQQKCLSTVVPTLSGLAFCCDVLLTMAFTSAASFPHQSLLTVFPLFTLRHHPVSPTAGLHHSSGTRFLGNDPAGQETERGF; this is encoded by the exons ATGTCAAGTTTGGGACCGGAGTCAAGTCGTCCCATCCTCtgcctgctctgctctcctcgaTCGATCCCGACGCACGTCAGCAGCTCCAACCTGCCACCCAACCGGGGTTTGGAGCGGGCGCTGGAGGAGGCGTCGAGCAGCGGCGTCCTCAACCTCAGCTCTCGGAAACTGAAAGAGTTCCCGCAAACGGCAGCGAACCACGACCTGAGTGACACGGTGGAAGCAG ATCTGTCAAAAAATCGACTGGCTGACTTTGCTGCAGATATTTGCCACTTTGTTGCCTTGGAGACACTCAACTTATATCATAACTGCATCAAAACCATCCCCGACAGCATCATCAGCCTGCAGTCGCTCACGTCTTTAAATATCAG CCGTAACCAGATCTGCTCCCTGCCGCCCTGTCTGTGCAGTTTGCCTCTAAGAGTTCTCAACGCCAGCAACAATAGGCTGGACAGCCTCCCAGAGACCATAGGACAGCTGAGTAACCTGATGGAGCTG GATGTCAGCTGCAATGATATCAGCGCCCTCCCTCGTCAGATCGGCAGACTCAGAGCTTTACGAGAGTTGAACGTACGGAGGAACACCCTCTGTGTCCTGCCAGAAG ACTTGGCTGAGCTTCCGCTGGTGACGCTTGACTTCTCCTGCAACAAGGTTTCAACCATCCCAGCGTGTTACAGGAAGATGAAACATCTCCAGTCCCTCCAGTTAGACAACAATCCATTACAAATTCCACCTGCGCAG ATATGCATCAAGGGCAAAGTTCACATATTCAAGTATCTGACCATGGAGGCGTGTCGGTCGGAGAAGCTGCCTGTGCCTCTCTACCTGCCTGTGATGAAGTGTCTGTCTCAACCCACCACTGGCAG TGTGGATAAACAGAGGAAGCAGGACAGTGATTCGGGTGTGAGCAGTGACAATGGAGATAAGAGACTCTCCGCTACTGAG CCATCAGATGAAGACAGTCCCAGCATGCCAAGGACTCATGCCACTGAGGAGGATGGAATCAGAAAAGCAG ACATGAACCCAGTTCCTCTGATAGAGGAGGATCCTACAGAGGCCCTGAGGGACCAGGGACCTAAGTCTCTGCATTCTGGCTTTGTCAGCTACATCAAG GGTCGGGCAGCAGGTTTAGACGAACCCCTCAGGAtagaggaagagctgcagtgGCCAGCTCAACAAGT GGTCTCAGTGAAGGTGGACAATGTGAGGGAATCAAACCA TAACCAGGACAGTGATGCCAGAGTCGCTACATCAAAG CAACTGGACAGTTCTCCAGGAAGTGGCCCTCAGTCCCGCTGCAGCCCAGTGTTTGGACTGAAGCAACGGTCAG tgttcctCGGGAGCCACAGGAGTGTGGAGTCTGCTGACCCTCAGTTCACAATGAGAAGAAAGATGGAACAGCTGCGCGAGGAGCTGGCGCTCATGGAGCAGCTGCGACAT AGCATCGAGAGCCGACTGAAGCTCATCCTGCCTGAGGACCTGGGACCGTTTCTGATGGATGGGGTTGTGCTCTGCCACCTCGCCAATCACCTTCACCCGTGTTCAGTTGCCGGCATCCATGTTCCCTCGCCAGCAGCA CCCAAACTCGGCATGGCCAAGTGTCGGCGAAATGTGGAGAACTTCCTGGAGGCCTGCAGGAAACAGGGGGTCCCAGAG GCTAACCAGCAGAAGTGTCTCTCCACTGTTGTGCCAACATTGTCTGGGCTAGCTTTCTGCTGCGATGTGCTGCTGACAATGGCTTTCACATCAGCTGCCTCATTTCCTCATCAAAGTCTGCTTACTG TCTTCCCTTTGTTCACCTTACGACATCATCCAGTGTCGCCTACAGCCGGTTTGCACCACAGTTCAGGTACTCGTTTCCTTGGAAACGACCCCGCTGGACAGGAAACGGAAAGAGGCTTTTAA
- the lrch1 gene encoding leucine-rich repeat and calponin homology domain-containing protein 2 isoform X5 yields the protein MSSLGPESSRPILCLLCSPRSIPTHVSSSNLPPNRGLERALEEASSSGVLNLSSRKLKEFPQTAANHDLSDTVEADLSKNRLADFAADICHFVALETLNLYHNCIKTIPDSIISLQSLTSLNISRNQICSLPPCLCSLPLRVLNASNNRLDSLPETIGQLSNLMELDVSCNDISALPRQIGRLRALRELNVRRNTLCVLPEDLAELPLVTLDFSCNKVSTIPACYRKMKHLQSLQLDNNPLQIPPAQICIKGKVHIFKYLTMEACRSEKLPVPLYLPVMKCLSQPTTGSVDKQRKQDSDSGVSSDNGDKRLSATEPSDEDSPSMPRTHATEEDGIRKADMNPVPLIEEDPTEALRDQGPKSLHSGFVSYIKGRAAGLDEPLRIEEELQWPAQQVVSVKVDNVRESNHNQDSDARVATSKQLDSSPGSGPQSRCSPVFGLKQRSVFLGSHRSVESADPQFTMRRKMEQLREELALMEQLRHSIESRLKLILPEDLGPFLMDGVVLCHLANHLHPCSVAGIHVPSPAAPKLGMAKCRRNVENFLEACRKQGVPENKLCLPHHILEGKVLTKVSITVQALMDKASRRERHADGMPHDAATHPTYFMFQLLHQYSSC from the exons ATGTCAAGTTTGGGACCGGAGTCAAGTCGTCCCATCCTCtgcctgctctgctctcctcgaTCGATCCCGACGCACGTCAGCAGCTCCAACCTGCCACCCAACCGGGGTTTGGAGCGGGCGCTGGAGGAGGCGTCGAGCAGCGGCGTCCTCAACCTCAGCTCTCGGAAACTGAAAGAGTTCCCGCAAACGGCAGCGAACCACGACCTGAGTGACACGGTGGAAGCAG ATCTGTCAAAAAATCGACTGGCTGACTTTGCTGCAGATATTTGCCACTTTGTTGCCTTGGAGACACTCAACTTATATCATAACTGCATCAAAACCATCCCCGACAGCATCATCAGCCTGCAGTCGCTCACGTCTTTAAATATCAG CCGTAACCAGATCTGCTCCCTGCCGCCCTGTCTGTGCAGTTTGCCTCTAAGAGTTCTCAACGCCAGCAACAATAGGCTGGACAGCCTCCCAGAGACCATAGGACAGCTGAGTAACCTGATGGAGCTG GATGTCAGCTGCAATGATATCAGCGCCCTCCCTCGTCAGATCGGCAGACTCAGAGCTTTACGAGAGTTGAACGTACGGAGGAACACCCTCTGTGTCCTGCCAGAAG ACTTGGCTGAGCTTCCGCTGGTGACGCTTGACTTCTCCTGCAACAAGGTTTCAACCATCCCAGCGTGTTACAGGAAGATGAAACATCTCCAGTCCCTCCAGTTAGACAACAATCCATTACAAATTCCACCTGCGCAG ATATGCATCAAGGGCAAAGTTCACATATTCAAGTATCTGACCATGGAGGCGTGTCGGTCGGAGAAGCTGCCTGTGCCTCTCTACCTGCCTGTGATGAAGTGTCTGTCTCAACCCACCACTGGCAG TGTGGATAAACAGAGGAAGCAGGACAGTGATTCGGGTGTGAGCAGTGACAATGGAGATAAGAGACTCTCCGCTACTGAG CCATCAGATGAAGACAGTCCCAGCATGCCAAGGACTCATGCCACTGAGGAGGATGGAATCAGAAAAGCAG ACATGAACCCAGTTCCTCTGATAGAGGAGGATCCTACAGAGGCCCTGAGGGACCAGGGACCTAAGTCTCTGCATTCTGGCTTTGTCAGCTACATCAAG GGTCGGGCAGCAGGTTTAGACGAACCCCTCAGGAtagaggaagagctgcagtgGCCAGCTCAACAAGT GGTCTCAGTGAAGGTGGACAATGTGAGGGAATCAAACCA TAACCAGGACAGTGATGCCAGAGTCGCTACATCAAAG CAACTGGACAGTTCTCCAGGAAGTGGCCCTCAGTCCCGCTGCAGCCCAGTGTTTGGACTGAAGCAACGGTCAG tgttcctCGGGAGCCACAGGAGTGTGGAGTCTGCTGACCCTCAGTTCACAATGAGAAGAAAGATGGAACAGCTGCGCGAGGAGCTGGCGCTCATGGAGCAGCTGCGACAT AGCATCGAGAGCCGACTGAAGCTCATCCTGCCTGAGGACCTGGGACCGTTTCTGATGGATGGGGTTGTGCTCTGCCACCTCGCCAATCACCTTCACCCGTGTTCAGTTGCCGGCATCCATGTTCCCTCGCCAGCAGCA CCCAAACTCGGCATGGCCAAGTGTCGGCGAAATGTGGAGAACTTCCTGGAGGCCTGCAGGAAACAGGGGGTCCCAGAG
- the lrch1 gene encoding leucine-rich repeat and calponin homology domain-containing protein 2 isoform X4, producing the protein MSSLGPESSRPILCLLCSPRSIPTHVSSSNLPPNRGLERALEEASSSGVLNLSSRKLKEFPQTAANHDLSDTVEADLSKNRLADFAADICHFVALETLNLYHNCIKTIPDSIISLQSLTSLNISRNQICSLPPCLCSLPLRVLNASNNRLDSLPETIGQLSNLMELDVSCNDISALPRQIGRLRALRELNVRRNTLCVLPEDLAELPLVTLDFSCNKVSTIPACYRKMKHLQSLQLDNNPLQIPPAQICIKGKVHIFKYLTMEACRSEKLPVPLYLPVMKCLSQPTTGSVDKQRKQDSDSGVSSDNGDKRLSATEPSDEDSPSMPRTHATEEDGIRKADMNPVPLIEEDPTEALRDQGPKSLHSGFVSYIKGRAAGLDEPLRIEEELQWPAQQVVSVKVDNVRESNHNQDSDARVATSKQLDSSPGSGPQSRCSPVFGLKQRSVFLGSHRSVESADPQFTMRRKMEQLREELALMEQLRHSIESRLKLILPEDLGPFLMDGVVLCHLANHLHPCSVAGIHVPSPAAPKLGMAKCRRNVENFLEACRKQGVPEANQQKCLSTVVPTLSGLAFCCDVLLTMAFTSAASFPHQSLLTVFPLFTLRHHPVSPTAGLHHSSGGRRVLHRQ; encoded by the exons ATGTCAAGTTTGGGACCGGAGTCAAGTCGTCCCATCCTCtgcctgctctgctctcctcgaTCGATCCCGACGCACGTCAGCAGCTCCAACCTGCCACCCAACCGGGGTTTGGAGCGGGCGCTGGAGGAGGCGTCGAGCAGCGGCGTCCTCAACCTCAGCTCTCGGAAACTGAAAGAGTTCCCGCAAACGGCAGCGAACCACGACCTGAGTGACACGGTGGAAGCAG ATCTGTCAAAAAATCGACTGGCTGACTTTGCTGCAGATATTTGCCACTTTGTTGCCTTGGAGACACTCAACTTATATCATAACTGCATCAAAACCATCCCCGACAGCATCATCAGCCTGCAGTCGCTCACGTCTTTAAATATCAG CCGTAACCAGATCTGCTCCCTGCCGCCCTGTCTGTGCAGTTTGCCTCTAAGAGTTCTCAACGCCAGCAACAATAGGCTGGACAGCCTCCCAGAGACCATAGGACAGCTGAGTAACCTGATGGAGCTG GATGTCAGCTGCAATGATATCAGCGCCCTCCCTCGTCAGATCGGCAGACTCAGAGCTTTACGAGAGTTGAACGTACGGAGGAACACCCTCTGTGTCCTGCCAGAAG ACTTGGCTGAGCTTCCGCTGGTGACGCTTGACTTCTCCTGCAACAAGGTTTCAACCATCCCAGCGTGTTACAGGAAGATGAAACATCTCCAGTCCCTCCAGTTAGACAACAATCCATTACAAATTCCACCTGCGCAG ATATGCATCAAGGGCAAAGTTCACATATTCAAGTATCTGACCATGGAGGCGTGTCGGTCGGAGAAGCTGCCTGTGCCTCTCTACCTGCCTGTGATGAAGTGTCTGTCTCAACCCACCACTGGCAG TGTGGATAAACAGAGGAAGCAGGACAGTGATTCGGGTGTGAGCAGTGACAATGGAGATAAGAGACTCTCCGCTACTGAG CCATCAGATGAAGACAGTCCCAGCATGCCAAGGACTCATGCCACTGAGGAGGATGGAATCAGAAAAGCAG ACATGAACCCAGTTCCTCTGATAGAGGAGGATCCTACAGAGGCCCTGAGGGACCAGGGACCTAAGTCTCTGCATTCTGGCTTTGTCAGCTACATCAAG GGTCGGGCAGCAGGTTTAGACGAACCCCTCAGGAtagaggaagagctgcagtgGCCAGCTCAACAAGT GGTCTCAGTGAAGGTGGACAATGTGAGGGAATCAAACCA TAACCAGGACAGTGATGCCAGAGTCGCTACATCAAAG CAACTGGACAGTTCTCCAGGAAGTGGCCCTCAGTCCCGCTGCAGCCCAGTGTTTGGACTGAAGCAACGGTCAG tgttcctCGGGAGCCACAGGAGTGTGGAGTCTGCTGACCCTCAGTTCACAATGAGAAGAAAGATGGAACAGCTGCGCGAGGAGCTGGCGCTCATGGAGCAGCTGCGACAT AGCATCGAGAGCCGACTGAAGCTCATCCTGCCTGAGGACCTGGGACCGTTTCTGATGGATGGGGTTGTGCTCTGCCACCTCGCCAATCACCTTCACCCGTGTTCAGTTGCCGGCATCCATGTTCCCTCGCCAGCAGCA CCCAAACTCGGCATGGCCAAGTGTCGGCGAAATGTGGAGAACTTCCTGGAGGCCTGCAGGAAACAGGGGGTCCCAGAG GCTAACCAGCAGAAGTGTCTCTCCACTGTTGTGCCAACATTGTCTGGGCTAGCTTTCTGCTGCGATGTGCTGCTGACAATGGCTTTCACATCAGCTGCCTCATTTCCTCATCAAAGTCTGCTTACTG TCTTCCCTTTGTTCACCTTACGACATCATCCAGTGTCGCCTACAGCCGGTTTGCACCACAGTTCAG GTGGGCGCCGGGTGCTCCATCGACAGTGA
- the lrch1 gene encoding leucine-rich repeat and calponin homology domain-containing protein 2 isoform X3: protein MSSLGPESSRPILCLLCSPRSIPTHVSSSNLPPNRGLERALEEASSSGVLNLSSRKLKEFPQTAANHDLSDTVEADLSKNRLADFAADICHFVALETLNLYHNCIKTIPDSIISLQSLTSLNISLPLRVLNASNNRLDSLPETIGQLSNLMELDVSCNDISALPRQIGRLRALRELNVRRNTLCVLPEDLAELPLVTLDFSCNKVSTIPACYRKMKHLQSLQLDNNPLQIPPAQICIKGKVHIFKYLTMEACRSEKLPVPLYLPVMKCLSQPTTGSVDKQRKQDSDSGVSSDNGDKRLSATEPSDEDSPSMPRTHATEEDGIRKADMNPVPLIEEDPTEALRDQGPKSLHSGFVSYIKGRAAGLDEPLRIEEELQWPAQQVVSVKVDNVRESNHNQDSDARVATSKQLDSSPGSGPQSRCSPVFGLKQRSVFLGSHRSVESADPQFTMRRKMEQLREELALMEQLRHSIESRLKLILPEDLGPFLMDGVVLCHLANHLHPCSVAGIHVPSPAAPKLGMAKCRRNVENFLEACRKQGVPESSLCSPYDIIQCRLQPVCTTVQVLVSLETTPLDRKRKEAFNPSSCRWAPGAPSTVTVATQTPFPVWQVWDLVSSSLLHILCLVLLFLAYSWIELT, encoded by the exons ATGTCAAGTTTGGGACCGGAGTCAAGTCGTCCCATCCTCtgcctgctctgctctcctcgaTCGATCCCGACGCACGTCAGCAGCTCCAACCTGCCACCCAACCGGGGTTTGGAGCGGGCGCTGGAGGAGGCGTCGAGCAGCGGCGTCCTCAACCTCAGCTCTCGGAAACTGAAAGAGTTCCCGCAAACGGCAGCGAACCACGACCTGAGTGACACGGTGGAAGCAG ATCTGTCAAAAAATCGACTGGCTGACTTTGCTGCAGATATTTGCCACTTTGTTGCCTTGGAGACACTCAACTTATATCATAACTGCATCAAAACCATCCCCGACAGCATCATCAGCCTGCAGTCGCTCACGTCTTTAAATATCAG TTTGCCTCTAAGAGTTCTCAACGCCAGCAACAATAGGCTGGACAGCCTCCCAGAGACCATAGGACAGCTGAGTAACCTGATGGAGCTG GATGTCAGCTGCAATGATATCAGCGCCCTCCCTCGTCAGATCGGCAGACTCAGAGCTTTACGAGAGTTGAACGTACGGAGGAACACCCTCTGTGTCCTGCCAGAAG ACTTGGCTGAGCTTCCGCTGGTGACGCTTGACTTCTCCTGCAACAAGGTTTCAACCATCCCAGCGTGTTACAGGAAGATGAAACATCTCCAGTCCCTCCAGTTAGACAACAATCCATTACAAATTCCACCTGCGCAG ATATGCATCAAGGGCAAAGTTCACATATTCAAGTATCTGACCATGGAGGCGTGTCGGTCGGAGAAGCTGCCTGTGCCTCTCTACCTGCCTGTGATGAAGTGTCTGTCTCAACCCACCACTGGCAG TGTGGATAAACAGAGGAAGCAGGACAGTGATTCGGGTGTGAGCAGTGACAATGGAGATAAGAGACTCTCCGCTACTGAG CCATCAGATGAAGACAGTCCCAGCATGCCAAGGACTCATGCCACTGAGGAGGATGGAATCAGAAAAGCAG ACATGAACCCAGTTCCTCTGATAGAGGAGGATCCTACAGAGGCCCTGAGGGACCAGGGACCTAAGTCTCTGCATTCTGGCTTTGTCAGCTACATCAAG GGTCGGGCAGCAGGTTTAGACGAACCCCTCAGGAtagaggaagagctgcagtgGCCAGCTCAACAAGT GGTCTCAGTGAAGGTGGACAATGTGAGGGAATCAAACCA TAACCAGGACAGTGATGCCAGAGTCGCTACATCAAAG CAACTGGACAGTTCTCCAGGAAGTGGCCCTCAGTCCCGCTGCAGCCCAGTGTTTGGACTGAAGCAACGGTCAG tgttcctCGGGAGCCACAGGAGTGTGGAGTCTGCTGACCCTCAGTTCACAATGAGAAGAAAGATGGAACAGCTGCGCGAGGAGCTGGCGCTCATGGAGCAGCTGCGACAT AGCATCGAGAGCCGACTGAAGCTCATCCTGCCTGAGGACCTGGGACCGTTTCTGATGGATGGGGTTGTGCTCTGCCACCTCGCCAATCACCTTCACCCGTGTTCAGTTGCCGGCATCCATGTTCCCTCGCCAGCAGCA CCCAAACTCGGCATGGCCAAGTGTCGGCGAAATGTGGAGAACTTCCTGGAGGCCTGCAGGAAACAGGGGGTCCCAGAG TCTTCCCTTTGTTCACCTTACGACATCATCCAGTGTCGCCTACAGCCGGTTTGCACCACAGTTCAGGTACTCGTTTCCTTGGAAACGACCCCGCTGGACAGGAAACGGAAAGAGGCTTTTAACCCATCTTCCTGCAGGTGGGCGCCGGGTGCTCCATCGACAGTGACCGTTGCCACTCAAACTCCATTTCCTGTGTGGCAGGTCTGGGATCTTGTTAGCTCCAGTCTGCTTCACATCCtttgcctggtcctgctcttcTTGGCCTACAGCTGGATCGAGCTTACATAA